In Triticum urartu cultivar G1812 chromosome 6, Tu2.1, whole genome shotgun sequence, the following proteins share a genomic window:
- the LOC125517114 gene encoding uncharacterized protein LOC125517114 isoform X1 — MSASSESEVDGFLLIETLAREQGLYDLEDSHGASSWLVPVDPTMIPKMVIPGADHHKVQVVEVDGEVDPKLKTSAEYVVQLPSPDRNEEIVLTPPLAPEGVHRFSKRNARSMQENVEARAVRVANEKDGAGNKPNLNKNSFAALSDNELMIRAAKMGVCIPDNDFTYIDVLRELEIVRGNLEEKKSIEDNRQGDEDDIIVTNGLGKKAHVNLDWLEHDETINEQCSAGRSNKKKQCRSAVKLSRPVTRSQKRKDPIGDDVCNPTLPPGRVIRTQHHKKRSK, encoded by the exons ATGTCTGCCTCCTCTGAAAGTGAGGTAGATGGGTTTTTGCTCATTGAAACGTTGGCTAGGGAGCAGGGGTTGTATGACCTGGAGGATTCACATGGTGCTTCGAGCTGGTTGGTGCCAGTCGACCCAACTATGATCCCGAAAATGGTGATACCTGGGGCTGATCACCACAAGGTGCAG GTTGTGGAGGTTGATGGAGAGGTGGACCCAAAATTGAAGACTTCTGCTGAGTATGTGGTACAGCTCCCTTCACCTGATCGTAATGAGGAGATCGTGCTCACTCCGCCACTTGCCCCTGAGGGCGTGCACAGATTCAGCAAGCGTAACGCTCGAAGCATGCAAGAGAATGTGGAAGCTAGAGCTGTGAGGGTGGCCAATGAGAAAGATGGGGCAGGTAACAAACCAAACCTGAATAAAAATTCTTTCGCAGCTCTTTCTGATAATGAGTTGATGATTAGAGCTGCTAAAATGGGGGTCTGTATTCCTGATAATGATTTTACTTATATTGATGTGCTTCGGGAGTTGGAAATAGTCAGAGGGAATTTAGAAGAAAAGAAAAGTATAGAGGACAATAGGCAGGGTGATGAGGATGACATTATTGTCACTAATGGGCTGGGGAAGAAAGCTCATGTTAACCTTGACTGGTTAGAACATGATGAAACTATAAATGAGCAATGCTCTGCTGGCAGATCTAATAAGAAAAAACAATGTAGATCTGCGGTTAAGCTCTCTAGGCCTGTGACTAGGAGCCAAAAAAGGAAGGATCCCATAGGAGATGATGTTTGTAACCCTACACTGCCTCCTGGTAGGGTTATTAGGACTCAGCACCATAAAAAACGTTCTAAATGA
- the LOC125517114 gene encoding uncharacterized protein LOC125517114 isoform X2 yields MSASSESEVDGFLLIETLAREQGLYDLEDSHGASSWLVPVDPTMIPKMVIPGADHHKVQVVEVDGEVDPKLKTSAEFSKRNARSMQENVEARAVRVANEKDGAGNKPNLNKNSFAALSDNELMIRAAKMGVCIPDNDFTYIDVLRELEIVRGNLEEKKSIEDNRQGDEDDIIVTNGLGKKAHVNLDWLEHDETINEQCSAGRSNKKKQCRSAVKLSRPVTRSQKRKDPIGDDVCNPTLPPGRVIRTQHHKKRSK; encoded by the exons ATGTCTGCCTCCTCTGAAAGTGAGGTAGATGGGTTTTTGCTCATTGAAACGTTGGCTAGGGAGCAGGGGTTGTATGACCTGGAGGATTCACATGGTGCTTCGAGCTGGTTGGTGCCAGTCGACCCAACTATGATCCCGAAAATGGTGATACCTGGGGCTGATCACCACAAGGTGCAG GTTGTGGAGGTTGATGGAGAGGTGGACCCAAAATTGAAGACTTCTGCTGA ATTCAGCAAGCGTAACGCTCGAAGCATGCAAGAGAATGTGGAAGCTAGAGCTGTGAGGGTGGCCAATGAGAAAGATGGGGCAGGTAACAAACCAAACCTGAATAAAAATTCTTTCGCAGCTCTTTCTGATAATGAGTTGATGATTAGAGCTGCTAAAATGGGGGTCTGTATTCCTGATAATGATTTTACTTATATTGATGTGCTTCGGGAGTTGGAAATAGTCAGAGGGAATTTAGAAGAAAAGAAAAGTATAGAGGACAATAGGCAGGGTGATGAGGATGACATTATTGTCACTAATGGGCTGGGGAAGAAAGCTCATGTTAACCTTGACTGGTTAGAACATGATGAAACTATAAATGAGCAATGCTCTGCTGGCAGATCTAATAAGAAAAAACAATGTAGATCTGCGGTTAAGCTCTCTAGGCCTGTGACTAGGAGCCAAAAAAGGAAGGATCCCATAGGAGATGATGTTTGTAACCCTACACTGCCTCCTGGTAGGGTTATTAGGACTCAGCACCATAAAAAACGTTCTAAATGA